The sequence gctgattaaaaatttagctttgtaatttttttttaaacaatatgaATTGTTGTCGTGTTTTCCCAtacgattttttaaaaaaattatctttgtcgatttttattttttttaatattgagttagttaagaattataattacaataaagctaaatcatatgaggaaagagttgtagtttttctcacaaaaaactgtggattgctacattatttctctaaatggttttttattttattttattggggaaaacactatagttttcttcacaaaacattgtgaattgctacaatgtttttcctcatgggtttttttacttccaaaattatctttgttggttttttttttaatattaagttggtagagaatttagttttgtaattttttttgctttttattaacagaaaaagctaaatcatgtggcgaaAGCATTatatctttcctcacaaaatattCTAGATTgctacaaattattttgttcagtctTTAAGTTTTTGATtaccaacataatttttttttctgtcatgaAATATTTACTCAATCATAcatttagtttctattacttatgTAGCGTTGATTCACAATTATAATACTATTAAGtgcatttgttttataaactCGTAGCAACATGCAGGCATGTTATCCcgtgtatatataaaaatttgagaCAAAAATAGTAAATCGTAGATAATTGATACATCATCACCTCCAAATAATGATACATCATCAActtcaactaataaaaaaataaaaaacatacttAAAAAGTAATATCCCatcttaatatataattgaattttgtcccttttttagtatttcaaatattgaaaaatcatcatatAAACATTAGCTGAATTTAATCCTACATTAGTTAAATTTAACTTTTCTAAATAgcattttatattaactttcaATTTATGATACAATTTATTCAGTGACATATAAAGTCAATTTTACCTTCCAAAAAActgagaaatattatttttctttcataattaGTTTATAAAACCTTTAGATTGTATCTGATTTCTTGGCTTAACATTTCTCTTTATTGCccttcaaataaattattctttatgagttttattttctcactttttttcaagaggaatgattttaaaaaaaaaacaaggcaaatgacaaaaagaaatcaaatagaACTCAAATAACTAGAACATCGGTTTTTGTAACGAGgaataagaataagaaaaacacCATGGCAGATCATCAAAACGGGGAAAAACCACAACGGTCTCcacaaacaagaagaagaagggaaaatGACATTTTAGTGCCCCGGAACAAGAGCCGTACGCATGCCATTGATGCAAGTCAGTTGCTTCGAGTCAGGCATCCCAAGAACATATCATTCTCAGGAACGATTAGCAATGCAAGTTTAAGTTTTGCTACATTAAATATTACCTTGACCACTCAAAACAGAGATAAGGCTAATGCATCTGCTGAAGAGGCTTTTGAAGATTGTTGTGACGACTGAGGCCAAATGCTCTTGTGCACCAGCATAGCATGTATCTGTCATGAATCCCGATCGTGgctaaatttgttttcattgattttctATTAACTGTTTAACATATGAACAAGCTCATTCATTTCTGAGCAAAGAATAACGGCATTCTCCTACATCTACTTTAGCATCTACCTtcatttcaatttggttttcgTTTCAAGTTCTATCAAGCTATATTCAATATCGACAATCTATATGCTACAACATTCACCAAGGACAACCCTGCACTCCAGAGAATCGATTCGTCTGCTCCAAAGAAAAACAGCAAGCAAGAAATATGACAGTGAATCAATCCTGTGATGTAGCAGAATATTCAAAAAGGAGCCGTTTGGAGGGAGCAGATTGTAGGAGCACTCGCAAACGGCTTGTGAGCTGGTAGATCAAGGTCCATTGCATAGCCATTTCTGAGTCCTTCATCTGCCTTACAATGGAGGCCTGAAAACAGTAGAacgaaaaaaacaaatgctttAGATGACAAATGGATTTTAGATGACCTAATACAAAGGATCATGACACCAGTCTTCAAAACAAGGACCAAGCTGGAGCATCTTGAACCCACATCTAAATGAACAGCAAACCCTTTTCAGCCTCTTTCATTCTCATCATCAGTTACATTATCCAGAAGagacttcaaaaaaaaaaagattattagaGGGGTAAGTGAAGGACTGAGATAACCTGAAGGCGTTTCCCAAGCTGGACCTCGACCTCCGTACCGCATGAAATATTATTTGCCAGAGATTTTAGAGGATCAACTGTAGGATCAACAGAAAGTAAACTAGGAATCTGTGGAGCGTAGACTAGCCTCCATCTAGCATGCAAAAACTCTCCCTTCCCTTCTAATCTTGGCATCAATTGTTCAAGTGTTGCAGTTGCAAGCTTTTTAAATGCAAGCTGGCCATCACCCTCCAATATGGACTCTGCCAATTGACTCTCAAATACTCTAGCAGCCTGCATGAAAGGAAAATTAACATTAGATTGCCTTGAGAAAATATGTTAATCCAAATTTGGCAACAGCAAACAAGACCCTGAATCACAAACATGATAAGTGCACGcgaatgcatgcatgcatgcatgcatgcatagataacataaaaaaatgcttGATATCCCTGATCTCTTTCTACCTTGCTAGATAAAAATACACGAAAAATACAATGGAGAACATGTGCTGTACTGTATACATATCCATTCACAACTACAGTTTCCAGACCTCTCAACCATGAGACATTCTGATACATTAAAGCTCATCTCTAGTAGTTGACAGGGTGGATGAGAAAATTCTCATGTTACCTCAGTTGGTGAGAGGGCATCTTGTTCCACAGAACTTGAGGTTACCACCAGTTTGTCCTGCCAATTGCTGGCACGGCTTTGAATCTTAAATTGCCACTCCGATCCAACCAAAACTAAGTCTAACATGGGATCGAGTCCATACTCAGGCTCAAATTTTGCTATATTTAAATGCTCCCGCTTAAGCCTCACCTGAATTtggaaaaattaaacttaaataaaacaaagagcaCAAATGCTGCatggaaaaatatttaagaagaaGATAGTTACTCACTTGAGTTGCAACTAGATTCACATCACCATTTTCAAATGTGAGAACACCTTTTGGTTTTATCTGTTTGGGGTGAGCCAAGCCATTGAGCTCAATCCCTCCACTAACAGCAAAATTGAGAATCAAAGGATACACTACCCTCAACTCTGGTCCTAAAACAAGCTTCAAATCACTAAGGCGTATATCTATTTTTGGTTTAATGTTTACTTGCTCCAAATCCTTTTCAACTTTATTTGATTTAACTGCATGTGCACAAAATAAGCATCagaaaaaaagttcaaagaaTTTGCTAACAAaagaaacctaaaaatttaacaGCTTTAAATGCAAGGCATTTTGTCAGTGAGGATCCTTTCATGTCAGCCTGAAGGTTGACCAGGTCCttcatttaaagttttaaacaaatatttcaaagagttgatatttaatttcatttcatttctcaGACATATTTAGTACCCCATTATAAGAAACCAACAATTTAACATGTTACCAGCAGGTTGAGGGAACTTGGTCTTTGAAGCAGCAGGTTCTGAACTGAAAAACCGTGAAACATATCTAGATGCAACTGCGTGGTTGACACCCCCAGCTGGAAGCCTGGACTGACTGGATGACAACCTATTGAAAGGAGAAGCTCCACTACCTCTATCATGTGGTAGATATGCTTCTCCGTGGCTCAATTTAATATTCCCTGATATGTTTGGTTGTAATATCGAACCAGTTACTTGCATCTGGGTGTCAACCTGACCACTGATTTGGGCAAGACATTAGTACTCTAGAAACTAAGAATGATCATGCATTCAGCAACATAATTATCAAtgtataaaatttcaaaaggcATGTACCACAtggaatcaaattttaaatggaAAATATATTCTCAACAACCCAAGGcgcatattttataaaaaaatgcatcTGTTATAAATTGCATGGCATACCTCAGTATATTTTTAGCCCGCACTTCCAGAACTTcacatttcaaatcaattttatcacCAAGAGATGCTTCACTTGTTCTGAGAGGCAGATTGCCTTTTATGAGCAGCTTACCCCTTCTGCTTACCCGGCTCTCCAATGAAGTGATGCATAGCCTATTTGATTTTACATGGACAGTACCACCAAAGTTTGTGAGTGGTTTTCGGAGTACTGGTGATAATATAGAAGCCCTGTGGAATGTCGCAAATCCATCAAGCACAGGTTGATCAACAGTACCTCTGACCTGTTTGATTAGAAAGAAaattccaataaataaaaaatcagggATATCAGAGAAAATTTAGATATATAAGATTGAGAGAGCCCACAAGTACTATATCTTGACTAGCCtacctgaagcataatgtcagCATTGCCATGAAGCCAGTTGACATAAGGAGATAAAGCTGTCAATAGCATCATTCCCCCATCCTTGATATCAGCATCAACCCTAACTTCTCCTACATCTAAAAAGTTCCAGTTCAAAACTTTGAGACTTTCAGCTAGTTGATTATTCCTACCATCTTCAACCCTCTCTCTATAAACCTTCTCCCTGGCTTCGTCAGCATACCCTTTATCCCTTTCCTTCTCCCAGCCAGGCACCCATTTTGCTCTACTTTTATCTGTTTCTTGATCTTCTTCCTCCAATGAAGTATTTTGGACAAAATTAATAGGAACACTTCCTTGTATGTGTACATGGCCATTTTGGATGATTGGTTCAAACTTGGCATTAAATAGAAAACGACTGGTCGAGGTAAGGGAAGCAACAACTTCAGCTCGTCCAAGATCAATGCCCCCGATAGCACCATCCAAGAGCCTTACTTGAACGTCACATTCTGGTTTTGCAAGACTTCCTCTAAGATCTCCTTCCATGTGTAATATACCCCGAATTGGGGCTAACAGTTGCCGTAAAGAATGAACAATATCAGCAGCTGAAGATTCAATGACCTGAACTACTGTCGGAACTAGACTAACAGGAAAATTCAGAACAGCAAAATGAAGATTGGTTTTGGGCCCTAACAAAGTTCCATCGGCATGTATTGTGGCATTATCCTTTTGAATAAAGATCCTCTCAAGCCGCAAACCATCATTGTTGCTGTACGCACCAACTGCCACAACACGCTGAGTTTTGTAGGTGCCCCACTCCCAATCCTCCCCATGAAAGTCAAACTCAGCCTGGAAAAACAAAAGCACAAgggaaataaaaagagaaacgAGAAAGAGCCATCTAAAGGAAGAGGGCCAGAATTTTTTAGGAATcatgaaaagatcaaaaactATACCATTGTGTCTCCATTGCCTCCACCACTTGCATCAAGAGAGCCATGCCAGCGGCCTTTAAGTTCAGCTAAACCTGGAAGACTTATGTCTTCAAGAATAACTTCATTTGATGGTGTATAATGCCCTCGCATtacctgaaatttttttttgagctgTTAAATCTACCAGACACATGAACTTGGCTGTTACTATGAACATGAAGCTTTTTAATAAGTTATGAAGACATCAAACATGTTGTAGTTTATCAACAAACTACCTCAAGCAAGTCTTGAGAACATTCTGGATACAACCCTACGGACTGCAAACTTTGCATGAAAAGATCCTGCAAAGAAGTGGCACACCTATCAGGGATCTCTAATTGAAAGATCCAAGTACTGTAAACATCTCAAACTGTAAACTAATAAGAAGTGATATGATTCAATCCACAGTAAGATGATTGTCACGGTATATGTCCATTTCAATTACTTAAGTGAATACAACCTTTGATCTAGATCGAACAGCAGGATCTGTACTTCTAGAAAGAAGCCTTGCTAGCGGAAGCATCTCAGCAACCTCAGCTCGAGGAACTTCAAGTCTCATTCTCCATCTTCCCATAGAAGATATGACACTACCTAGATGTCCAGTCATTGCCATTTTGAACAGGCCACCATTTTCCTTTCCAGCAAGGTTTCTGTCCCGAGTGCCAGGCAACACATATTCACCTTGAAGCTCATAACAGCTATTGATTTGTTCCAAAACAGTTTTTTCGAGAGTGATCTAAACAATAGCATATCATTCAGTAACAAAATCATTAACCATGCAGtagcaaaagggaaaaaaaagaatatctaTCAATCTATCTATCTCTCCACACATGCGAGCATGCATATCCATATGATAATTTCAGGAGATAGCTATTGGAGCATGAGCTATATAAAGAAGTGATAATTGTTGCAATCATGCTACATTAGAACTTGTACTCTTAATCCAAAACAGTTTTTTCAGAAATGATCAGGTCAGAGAACAGCCAATTAATATTGTAAACATCTCCTCCTTGcccaaaaaaattcagaagtaccAATGTGATTATGTCATATGGATGCTATTTGAGAGATAATAGAAAACTACTCTCATGACATGAATTCACATCGGATGAGTCTAAGTTTagttgatttgttgtttttaactATAATGAGAAACACTAACATACTAACAGGAAAACACAAGTTCCAGCAATAGAAAACCACTGAAGACATaattagggggggggggggacactGGGAATCGCATACATGATCCaaacatgaatttaaaaaaaaaatcccatttgACATGAAAAATTACGCTTTACTTTGAGacagaattaaaaatatacttttcatAAGATAGTTTTGACTTTGATTCTAAGATGTTTGGTAAGCACACTCTAATTCAACCTGAATGTCAAATACTAAGTTATAAAAGGGCATCAACAGAAGCATGCAAGACATTGCTTGCTTCACTATCCACCCATGGAACCAATCAATCTTTAACGCAAAATCAAAGAGGACATGCCAAAgttaagattattattttattaaagttcAACAAGTAGATATAAAGAATTCTCAAACTATTAGACTGCGCATTTGTACCAACATGGTCAACTTCATGGTACAAAAACTTTAGATCAATTACTCACAACATCGCCACTCCATCTAGCAGCCACATCTAGGGCTTCACCAAGCACACCACTAAATTTTGGATGAAGAACAGATAACACACCATGACCCCTTCTTTTCTGAAGATTGAGCTGAATTTCTGCCTGCACGTAAACAAGCAGCCAAGGACATAaaattttcaagtccaaaatggTAACTGATACAATCATCATCAAGAAAAGTCTAGTGAATCACAATTCCAATAGCAGGaaattatttgaattgttttcGGAAAAAAATAGGAGGAGCATAAAGAGTAGATACTTCTATCAGACTtcacaaaaatattgatgaactaAATTTCCAGCGAAAGATGCATCAAAAGTGATTAAGATGGTTGTCACATTTTCCTCAACTAACTTCCATCAAGATTTAGGATTCTTTCAAAGAGAAGAATTTTGCCCCTATACCCAAACAAAATCCACCTCACTTATTATTTGGGATTTCCTTACAAGTTTTTGTcacattttttaacttttcttcaTAAGCTTACTGTCTAGAGAAAAGCAGGATCACGTACCTCATTACTGTCAGAAGTTACAATGTGTTCTGATAGTAAATTCAAGTAACAGATCTTCTCACACAACAATGCCCACTATAAAGAAATTGCATCCACTTCCTAGATTATCACGGTCATGATACGCTGGCCATGAACATTATTATAGGGAGTAGAAAACTCAAAACACTTTACTATCTTTTTGACAGCTCAGAAAGACAGCATCTAGCAGTCAAATGATCTGGTATTTATGggtataattgaaataaatgaaggtCCATATCATTTGTTTGTTTAGGAAGACCTGTGAAGGGATTTCTACAGACCATGATCAAGCTCAACATTTAATTGAGACATGTAAAACAGATTGTGGAACATTCCTGCTAAACTTGAAAGCCTATAACACTCGGTTATATATGTCTATAGAGTTTGATGATTAAGTTTGGGCTCCATACAAAAGACTTAAGCCTTGTGATGGTTGGTCCATTCAACATCCTTTgtattagtttatatttttgtatttaatcaaTGTGGGATATATTCACCAACACTCCCACTCACTTGCAACCCATCTTTTAGGGTCTATCAAGTGGCTTGGTCTCTAAGATCTTTGCCGAATCGTTGGGCCTCTTTGAGGCTCAGAGACTATATAGAATTTGATAGTTTAGTTCCATCCAAAAGACTTGGATCTTGGTGTTGTCAAGTGGTTTGGGCTCCAAGACCTTTGCTAGATCATTGTAACAAAATGGCTCCGCcaccatattaaatttaatagttGAGTTTAGGTTCAATCCAAAAGACTTCATTCTTGTGGTGACGCTCATTCTCAATCTTTTATActgttttgatttcttttatttattagatattgAATAGtttcatttaacaaaataaaaaattaagaatgagTCAACCACCACAaggcttaagtttttttatggaATCCAAACTTAAATATCAAGTTTTATATGGTGTTAGAGCCTCAAAAAGGCCCAACAATCCAGTAAAGGTACTGGAGCCCACACCACTTGACAGGCCCCAAAAGATGGGCTGCAAATAAAAGGGTTTGTTGGTGGACATATCCCACATTGACtagatacaaaaaaataaactaaaataaaacacGTTAAATGACCAAACAGTTATGAGTTTAAGCCTCAACATTCCATTCTCTAAGATTAAAAATGATCATTCTctgtaattgaaataaaaaaaaaactaagtacaAGGTAGTGGGGGACCTATGCAAATTCACTTGAGAGAgtatattaaagaatatatagAATCATTATTAGGACCTCACTTAAGAGCTTACAATAGTTCTTTGATATGATACTAGAGTCTAGATGATCAAACGATCATCACGAGTTTTAGTTTCACCACCCCCgctctaattaaaattaaaaaaaattaaacacaatataTGATGGACTTGTGCAAGTTTAAAACCTAAATGACTTTCAGTTGAGAAGGGGTTTGAGAGAATTTATAAAACCATCCTTGAAGCTTTACCAAACAGCTTATGTGTTTAAATTGAGTGAACTTATACAAGTTTCAAACTCAAAAGGCTTTCACTTTAAGGAGTGTgtttaagaatatataaaacCATTCTTAAAGTATCGCCTTGAAACTTATACTTTTGGGTTGAAACGGTTCTTGACAACGTTTATATCTTAGAAACAACTAAATCACAAGAAAATATCAGGTTCAGCCATAAAGGTcagcatgtaaaataaaagaagccCGAGTAAGCAGCTGAAatgttgaagaaaaacaaaacagattCATTCTTATTGATAACTGCATTCCAACTTAACAGGATATACCAACAAGGCTTACCCTTTGTATTGTTCCACGAAGAGAAGCCAACTCCAACTCATCCAGCGGCAAATTTCGTACCTACAACAACCTCATAAAAGgcagaaaaaatcaattatccaTGTTCtgcaaaagaaaatcattttcaatataACACAGAATGAATAAAATTCCaagtaaaaatgcaaaaattttccttttcttctctcttttttcccccaAATCATGGGACCTACAGATACCTCCAAAGTAGCAGAATGCTGAGGTTGGAAAGAGACGTTAGCTTTTAGTTGTCCCTTTTGAAggttaaaagacaagaattttctGTTTGGTGAGCTCTCATCATAACCAGGTTGTAATGGGCCCAAAACCTCCACAGCAAGACTTTCGTCTGGCCTACCCATGGCATCCACCTGCGCCACCAGAATAGATTGCCATGTAAAACAAGATGAGGTAAAAGGCAAGTGTAGGAAGAAGATACCCACAACCTCTGTTTTCATGTTCGTTTTAACCATATCAAAATAGCAAGTATTCACATAACTCACAGATCAAAATAGGATATCTCATGCAAAAACATTAACTCTGACTCCTACATTAACAAAGCAATCCAGGTCTTACAACTTCCTCGAGGTGAATATAAGCACATAGAAtggcatatttaaaaataaatgcacaatatcaaaacacacacacacacacatagacACATACATTGAGGTGAAAGAAAGCCACTACCTTGATTCGATCGCGTGAAATGCTCAACTGTCCAGCCAACTGAGGTGCAAGCATCAACTGGTTCAGCCTAAGACCTGTGACCGAAACCTCACCAACAAGACTTTGTGTACCTTGCGCAGTCCCTTCTACTTTCACATGTTGCATGTCCCTCCCAGAAGCAAGATCTTGCTCATTAACAATACTGGAAGGTTTTAGCACCTTTCcctgaaatttgatttttcctgTTGCTTTCAAATGTGTGGGTCTTGGAGaatcaaaaggataaaaagataCCAAGCTGAAAAACTCGAAACCACGCATTCGTAGATCCAACTCAACTCCTTCAACAGTAAATGGCAAAATTTTATTTCCATCAAACTCCTTTCTGTCTGGGAAGTATTCATCAGGATAAGACGTTTGAACTTTTGTGTCTAACTCAAAAGCAACAGATGAAGATTTAATTGTAATATAATCATGTGAGATCACTATATCTCCCCGAGCATCACTAAATGACCCCTCAGCTTTTGGCGCAATCCACTTGATGTCAAACCTCCTATGTCCAGAAGGAATTGCCAATCAACCACAGTACAGTACATGCAAACAAAATCATAGAATGAACAACTAATGCGCAATGACAAGGATAAGCTTATGGAGCTCACGGTCTTAAGAGGGATCCAGAAAGTTTTGTTTCTCCAGTTAGGTCCCCTAATTTTAGAGGCATCGACTGTAGGTACTCTGGAATATATCGATGTATAATCTTATCAGAGGAAAAGTTTCCAGAAAAATTAACGTCTATTGCTGCATCATCCACTTCACCCTGTGACAAAGTGTTCCATATCAGAATggaatggaaaaataaaataaacttaggGACAAGCATTCCATGCATCAAACCACTGATCAGGTAACATGGCAAATGAAAGACATCAAAGATGACAGCCTAAATGGTAGAAACTTAATTACATGCTCGATTCAGATCAGAAGTTCGAAGGAATCCATAAAAAGCATGGCATGGTAGGATCATAAAAGACCAAGAGCAACTTGCTAAAATAGAATTGTACTGGCAACAGCGTGGAGTTAGAAAATCAAAGGTCTGTTTTCTTCGCTACGCCCTCTAGTGTTAACAAAAATGTTAGCTCTTACATTCACATGTTAAGATACGAATATGCTCGagatcaattgaaaaaaaaaaaaaaaaaggaaactcaTGCATGTCGGCGGAAAACAGAAAATATCAATTGTATCCAATCATCTGCTATGATTTCAAATCCAAGACAAAGTCTAAAAATTATGCTACCCTGGATTTTCTTGTCTTTCCTGATAAAAATATGGTTCAAAGGAAATGCTATTTCAGAGTTTTATCAACACTTGTCTAGGCGAAGATCCAACTAGAAAGAAAGTGCATAAGATAATCCAACTGTAATCATTTACTCTTCAGAGTGAAATTTGGTATAAAATATGAGACACAAAACACCACAGGAGAATCTAGAAAGCCCAATCCTAGTTCACAATGCAACGAAACATGTCAGCTCACCTCCTAGCTGACTGTGTATCTGTGCGTGTCGAGAAAGacagagaaggaaagaaagagaggtTATAGCACAAGCAGTTTACCTCTGGGCAAATCCATGCATTCCCTGCTCCTCTAATTTCACCACCATCTACAAGGCTAGCTCTAATTCCATACAAGTCAGCAACCTATGTCGTGAAAATATATAGCACAATAATTAAATCTGTAccgaaattgaaaaaaagttgcCATTCTAGCTTAGGACTTGTGTgatcaaatattcaaaacaaacttACACAGTTATCAGTGTTAAATGTGAAATTGGCTGATAAATATGAAAAGGGAATGCGATCAAAGGCTGCCACAGCACCAGCCTCTTTGCTTTTTAACATTGCTTCCAGTGCAACAGATGCAGGGACATCTGAAAATGAATGAGATATCTTCCTCGAAACCACTCCACTTCCCACAAATATAGGAGCATCCAGTGGACCTTGACAGTTAAATACAGCAGTTACAGAACCAGCTAACTGAAGCCAGTGGAGAAAGAAGATggagaaaaaatcaaagtagTCAGTATGAATTCATTCTTGCTTTGTTATAAAATATAGTGATTACCCAGATCAATTTGACAATATTATAGGAATTAACcggccagaaaaaaaaattgaacttttgAGTGCATACTCAATAAAGAATTCAATGAAATACAGACACACTTACCGGGAACAATAAAGGTCTCATCTTAAAAGTTTTCATCAGAGCATTTACTTCGACACAAGGGACCTAAATCAATTGATAATGCACATATTATTGGTTTGATAGGAAATaatacaacaaaattaaaacaagtaaCATGCCACTGCAACCTGCCAGTTCGAGGTCAGAAAAATTCCAACTGTATTGTAACTATAAAAACATTCAGACATATATACAACATACATAATGTATTCAACAACTAGTTATTAGCAAGATTAAAAAGGTATTAGACTACAGAGTTTAGGTTCTTATTATAAAAGAAAGCAATGACAGAACAAAAACATACTGAATGGGTTGTAACCAAAGTTCTAACAGA is a genomic window of Populus alba chromosome 18, ASM523922v2, whole genome shotgun sequence containing:
- the LOC118051075 gene encoding protein TIC236, chloroplastic isoform X1, with translation MSLKLNSPFLGIPVNVRNRTHSLCSGRGHLSKRGFGKCVCVKKYSDWVAQAIRFSHFFGKNVELLRNAIGLRNGLRVECVKEPFVQSKALVRSLAPVWKEGLLIVRCSVFGAVISGVCLLVWYGQNRAKCYIEAKLLPSVCSVLSDYVQREIDFGKVRNVSPLSVTLESCSIGPHGEEFSCGEVPTMKLKLRPFASLRRGKIVIDAILSHPSVMVVQKKDYTWLGIPSSEGGLQRHLSNEEGIDYRTKTRRLAREESAARWDIERDDGAKEAAEKGYTVPERDPDIAGYDVPKKDATHSTDLTNYEFFPFMDDKMHWKDHHCMDTGLDYDKRHAHLEKSFGVKFPGSGLKLWSSVIRGPKKLKFKKKANGSDISAASINAKRRILERSATAAVAYFQGLYSEKSDEPSQSPGGYDVMNLDSLLAQSGGDYSLDISIDASTGDEDSTAKSQNKDSVNQPLEAGQNVHGHIDKFNIIRDTFLATVVHLVEVQKVIENYPSIRNLSGDAKTNNINDVDLAVDAVNRRIGASDSGTQSHHASQSLSSVKLERGPATYLPVPGWSLSLASGLPSFSRRLSNLLSHLLAGPFQEIKSGVGPKVEDIVAELVDGVDVVQSEGIEKMLPVSLDSVHFKGGTLMLLAYGDREPREMGNVNGHLKFQNHYGRVHVQLSGNCRMWRSDAVSEDGGWLSADVFVDVVEQTWHANLKIINLFAPLFERILEIPITWSKGRATGEVHMCMSRGETFPNLHGQLDVTGLSFQINDAPSWFSDISASLCFRGQRIFLHNASGWFGNVPLEASGDFGIHPEEGEFHLMCQVPCVEVNALMKTFKMRPLLFPLAGSVTAVFNCQGPLDAPIFVGSGVVSRKISHSFSDVPASVALEAMLKSKEAGAVAAFDRIPFSYLSANFTFNTDNCVADLYGIRASLVDGGEIRGAGNAWICPEGEVDDAAIDVNFSGNFSSDKIIHRYIPEYLQSMPLKLGDLTGETKLSGSLLRPRFDIKWIAPKAEGSFSDARGDIVISHDYITIKSSSVAFELDTKVQTSYPDEYFPDRKEFDGNKILPFTVEGVELDLRMRGFEFFSLVSFYPFDSPRPTHLKATGKIKFQGKVLKPSSIVNEQDLASGRDMQHVKVEGTAQGTQSLVGEVSVTGLRLNQLMLAPQLAGQLSISRDRIKVDAMGRPDESLAVEVLGPLQPGYDESSPNRKFLSFNLQKGQLKANVSFQPQHSATLEVRNLPLDELELASLRGTIQRAEIQLNLQKRRGHGVLSVLHPKFSGVLGEALDVAARWSGDVITLEKTVLEQINSCYELQGEYVLPGTRDRNLAGKENGGLFKMAMTGHLGSVISSMGRWRMRLEVPRAEVAEMLPLARLLSRSTDPAVRSRSKDLFMQSLQSVGLYPECSQDLLEVMRGHYTPSNEVILEDISLPGLAELKGRWHGSLDASGGGNGDTMAEFDFHGEDWEWGTYKTQRVVAVGAYSNNDGLRLERIFIQKDNATIHADGTLLGPKTNLHFAVLNFPVSLVPTVVQVIESSAADIVHSLRQLLAPIRGILHMEGDLRGSLAKPECDVQVRLLDGAIGGIDLGRAEVVASLTSTSRFLFNAKFEPIIQNGHVHIQGSVPINFVQNTSLEEEDQETDKSRAKWVPGWEKERDKGYADEAREKVYRERVEDGRNNQLAESLKVLNWNFLDVGEVRVDADIKDGGMMLLTALSPYVNWLHGNADIMLQVRGTVDQPVLDGFATFHRASILSPVLRKPLTNFGGTVHVKSNRLCITSLESRVSRRGKLLIKGNLPLRTSEASLGDKIDLKCEVLEVRAKNILSGQVDTQMQVTGSILQPNISGNIKLSHGEAYLPHDRGSGASPFNRLSSSQSRLPAGGVNHAVASRYVSRFFSSEPAASKTKFPQPAVKSNKVEKDLEQVNIKPKIDIRLSDLKLVLGPELRVVYPLILNFAVSGGIELNGLAHPKQIKPKGVLTFENGDVNLVATQVRLKREHLNIAKFEPEYGLDPMLDLVLVGSEWQFKIQSRASNWQDKLVVTSSSVEQDALSPTEAARVFESQLAESILEGDGQLAFKKLATATLEQLMPRLEGKGEFLHARWRLVYAPQIPSLLSVDPTVDPLKSLANNISCGTEVEVQLGKRLQASIVRQMKDSEMAMQWTLIYQLTSRLRVLLQSAPSKRLLFEYSATSQD